The sequence GGATGGCATCAGGCCCAGGAGCGACGGCCTGACGTGGGCGTGTTCGGATCTGAGCAGCTCCGACGGAACTCATCCGAGCGCCACTGGCCAGCAGAAGGTCGCCGCCCTCCTTCTCGACTTCATGCGCACCGACGCGACGGCGCGCGAGTGGTTCCTGCAGTAGGCCGGTCCCGAGTCCGGGAGTCTGGATGCTCCAATACGTTTTCCTCGGCGGTGGCTTCGCCTTCGCGGCAGTGGTCCAGCCCGGTCCGCTCCAGGCGTTCTTGCTTTCGCGTGCGGCCGCTGCCGGCTGGCGGCGAACGCTGCCTGCCGCTTTCTCGCCCGTGCTCAGCGATGGCCCCATTGCGGTGCTCGTTCTGCTCGTCCTCGGCCGGCTTCCCGTGGCGGGTCAGCAGGTTTTGCGGACGGCCGGTGGTCTGCTCCTGCTCTACCTCGCGTGGGCGGCGTTTCGACAATTGCGCGACACCTCGGGCACTCGTGAATCCGGCCGCGTTTCGGCGCCGCGCACGCTGCTGCAGGCGGCGACGGTCAACCTGCTGAACCCCAGCCCGTACCTCGGCTGGGCGCTCGTGATGGGGCCGGCGTTCGTCAGCGCGTGGCGCCAGAGCGCCGGGCACGCGGCGGCCCTCGTCGTGTCGTTCTACGCCGTCATGGTGGCCGGCCTCGCGGGCTTCATCGTGCTGGCCGGATCGGCCCGCCTGCTGCCTCCACGGGGACAGCGCGCACTCGTCTTCATTTCCGCGGTCATCCTCGCCGCGCTCGGCGTCTATCAGTTCATCGCCGGCGTCTACCTGTGACCCATTGTTCTCGATCACCTACTTCCCGTTGCCACCCTTGTCGAATTTGACCGACCAGGCGGCCAGGGTCTTGTCGGACGGCATGAGCCCGCGGACCTCAACCGAGGCGCCCGCCGTAATGGTGGAGCAGATACCGCCTGAATAGGTGGTCATCGGGCCCGTGGTGACGTTCGTACCCTTCACAGTGAAGGTCACGGCCGGGCAGGCCCCGCTGACCGCGGCGACGGCACCCTCGACTTCGACCGACGAATCGGAGAGGTCGCGCACGTCGGCGAGGATGGTGGCGGTGCTGCCGCTCACCGAGAGGGTGACCTGCACGTGCTGCTGATCGGCGACGCCGGCCAGCATCGCGCTGGCGTTCACGCCCGTCGCGGTGAAATGAAGGCGGACATCGCCGGGCGGTACGTTGTTGAGCTGGAAATGAGCGCCCACTTTGGGCCGCCACGAACCGAGTGACCTCGCCCCGTGGCCTCTCCCTGTGCAAGGCAGCCACCCTCACGGTGTTATGCTTCCGAGGTTTGTGACCGGGCCCCTCTTGGGTCCGGCCGCGCACCCTCCTCGAGAGGCCGTCATGTTCAAACCGATTCTCAGTTCGTGTGTCGTTCTCACCCTGGTCATGACCGTGGCCGGATGTGCGCAGAAGCCGGAGGCTCCCGTGTCCCAGGTCAACCCGCTGCTGACGGAATGGACCACGCCGTTTGGCGCGCCGCCATTCAACGAGATCAAGCCGGAGCACTTCCTCCCTGCGTTCAAGGTGGCCATCGACGAGCAGCGCAAGGAGGTCGAACGCATCGCAGCGAATGCGGAGCCGCCGACCTTCGCCAACACGCTCGAGGCGCTGGAGAACTCTGGGGTGCTGCTTGGGAAGGTCCGAGCGGTGTTTCAGAACCTCTCCTCGTCGGAGACCAGCGAGGCGCTTCAGGCGGTCAACCGCGAGGTCGCGCCCATGCTGTCGGCCACTGCCGACGACATCCGGATGAACCCGCGGCTGTTCGCGCGCGTCAAGGCGGTGTGGGAACAGCGCGAGCGCCTGGGCCTCAGCGGGCCCCAGCGCAAGCTGCTCGACGACACCTACAAGGAGTTCGTGAGGAACGGCGCCAACCTCGACGCCGCGGGGCAGGCGCGCCTGCGCGCGATCAACACCGAGTTGTCCTCGCTCGGCGTGGCGTTCGACGAGCACCACTTGTACGACACCAATGCCTACCAGCTCGTGATCGAGCGGCGTGAGGACCTCGCGGGCCTGACGCCCGACATCATCGCGGCTGCGGCGGAGGCGGCGAAGGCCGCGAAGCTCCCGGGCAAGTGGGTGTTCGGCCTCCAGTCACCGAGCATCTGGCCGTTCCTCTCGTACGCCGACAACCGGGAACTGCGGCGGCAGATCCTCGCGGCCTACACGAGCCGGTGCGACCACGGCGATCAGTGGGACAACAAGAAGAACGCGGCGCGCCAGGCCGCGTTGCGCCTGGAGCGATCGAAGTTGCTCGGGTACAAGACGTTCGCCGACTTCGTCCTCGAGGAGGAAATGGCGAAGACGCCGGCGGCCGTCTACGACCTGTTGAATCGAGTGTGGGTGCCGGCGCGCGAGATGGCGATCAGGGAAGCAGCGGCCCTCCGGGAGATCGGTGCGAAGGCGCATCCCGGATTCACGCTCGAGGCATCGGACTGGCGCTACTACACGGAGAAGATCCGAAAGAGCCGCTTCGACCTGGACGAGGAGTCGCTGCGGCCGTACTTCTCGCTCGATCGCGTGCGCGACGGTGCGTTCGCGGTCGCCACCAAGCTGTACGGCATCACATTCACCCGCCGGACCGATCTCCCGATCTACCACCCGGACGTGGCGACCTTCGAGGTGAAGGACCGCGACGGCTCGCACCTGGGCGTGCTCTACACCGACTTCCATCCGAGGCCGGGCAAGAACTCGGGGGCCTGGAGCGACAGGTTCCGACCACAGTGGGTCATGGGCGGCCGCGACATCCGTCCCATCGCCACGATGGTCTGCAACTTCCCCCGCCCGGTCGGCGCCGCGCCCTCGCAGATCGGCCTCGAGGACGTCCGGACGCTGTTTCACGAATTCGGCCACGCCCTGCACACGCTGCTCAGTCGCGTGCGCTACCGCAGCCTGAACGGCGTGCCGACGGACTTCGTCGAGCTGCCTTCGCAGATCATGGAGAACTGGGCACTCGAACCCGACGTGCTGAAGCTCTACGCGACGCACTTCAAGACCGGCCAGCCGATTCCCGCCGACCTGGTTGCGAAGATCAAGAAGTCCGCGACGTTCAACCAGGGTTTCACCACGGTCGAGTACCTGGCAGCGTGCCTGCTCGACATGGACTGGCACACGCTGACGATGGCGGGGGAGCAGGACACGGCGGCGTTCGACAAGGCGTCGATGGAGAAGATCCGCCTGCTGCCCGAGATCGTCGTCCGCTACCGCAGTCCGTACTTCAGCCACGTCTTCGGCGAGGGCGGAGGCTACGCGGCCGGCTACTACAGCTACATCTGGAGCGAGGTGCTCGACAAGGACGCGTTCGAGGCGTTCAAGGAGAAGGGGCTGTTCGACGAGGCGACGGCCAGGGCGTTTCGCGTGCTGCTCGAGAAGGGCGGGTCCGAAGAGGCGATGGTGCTCTACAAGGCGTTTCGAGGGAAGGAGCCCAGCGTCGAGCCGCTGCTCAAAGCCCGCGGGTTGAAGTAGGCGACTCAGGCGAAAGAGGGGCGGTAGGGCCGCCAGGCGGCGGACGACGCCGTCGGCCGCCCCGATCCTCCCGCTATGCTCGAAGGTTGTCGGCCTGCCAGTTCTTGACGAGTTTCTTGATGACCTTTCGGTCTGTCAGACTCTGGTCGAGCACCTGGCGGGCCAGCGCGGGCAGTTCCTCGTCGCTCGCGAATCGCAAGGCCACCAACTGGTCCACGGTGAATCGGTCGATGGCAGGAGTCACCTCGGGCGGCAGCAGTCGGGCGAGGCGAAGCCGCATTTCGAGCCGGATCACGCGGTCCTGCACGGTCAGCGGGAACTGGCGGACGTAGACGAACAGCAGGAGCAGCGCGACGGCCAGCAGCAACTGCATGATCGTGTCGATACCCG comes from Vicinamibacterales bacterium and encodes:
- a CDS encoding M3 family metallopeptidase, translated to MFKPILSSCVVLTLVMTVAGCAQKPEAPVSQVNPLLTEWTTPFGAPPFNEIKPEHFLPAFKVAIDEQRKEVERIAANAEPPTFANTLEALENSGVLLGKVRAVFQNLSSSETSEALQAVNREVAPMLSATADDIRMNPRLFARVKAVWEQRERLGLSGPQRKLLDDTYKEFVRNGANLDAAGQARLRAINTELSSLGVAFDEHHLYDTNAYQLVIERREDLAGLTPDIIAAAAEAAKAAKLPGKWVFGLQSPSIWPFLSYADNRELRRQILAAYTSRCDHGDQWDNKKNAARQAALRLERSKLLGYKTFADFVLEEEMAKTPAAVYDLLNRVWVPAREMAIREAAALREIGAKAHPGFTLEASDWRYYTEKIRKSRFDLDEESLRPYFSLDRVRDGAFAVATKLYGITFTRRTDLPIYHPDVATFEVKDRDGSHLGVLYTDFHPRPGKNSGAWSDRFRPQWVMGGRDIRPIATMVCNFPRPVGAAPSQIGLEDVRTLFHEFGHALHTLLSRVRYRSLNGVPTDFVELPSQIMENWALEPDVLKLYATHFKTGQPIPADLVAKIKKSATFNQGFTTVEYLAACLLDMDWHTLTMAGEQDTAAFDKASMEKIRLLPEIVVRYRSPYFSHVFGEGGGYAAGYYSYIWSEVLDKDAFEAFKEKGLFDEATARAFRVLLEKGGSEEAMVLYKAFRGKEPSVEPLLKARGLK
- a CDS encoding DUF6526 family protein, encoding MADRPQTFENHARFVPGFHGVAFGLLVINLLWSLYRVVRPSGIDTIMQLLLAVALLLLFVYVRQFPLTVQDRVIRLEMRLRLARLLPPEVTPAIDRFTVDQLVALRFASDEELPALARQVLDQSLTDRKVIKKLVKNWQADNLRA
- a CDS encoding DUF5666 domain-containing protein, producing the protein MGAHFQLNNVPPGDVRLHFTATGVNASAMLAGVADQQHVQVTLSVSGSTATILADVRDLSDSSVEVEGAVAAVSGACPAVTFTVKGTNVTTGPMTTYSGGICSTITAGASVEVRGLMPSDKTLAAWSVKFDKGGNGK
- a CDS encoding LysE family transporter encodes the protein MLQYVFLGGGFAFAAVVQPGPLQAFLLSRAAAAGWRRTLPAAFSPVLSDGPIAVLVLLVLGRLPVAGQQVLRTAGGLLLLYLAWAAFRQLRDTSGTRESGRVSAPRTLLQAATVNLLNPSPYLGWALVMGPAFVSAWRQSAGHAAALVVSFYAVMVAGLAGFIVLAGSARLLPPRGQRALVFISAVILAALGVYQFIAGVYL